TGTCTTTACAGTTGCTATTACTGCGCGTGGCTCCGCGTACTTTTTTCGACTTCTTCAGTATAAGACTTCTGCCAATGAAACCGAGAGCTTCGAGGGGTACCCGGAGTGTATAAGGCGGTGCCTTACTTGGTTTGTGAAGCTGACTTCACACTTGTGATGACGTGATTTTAGTAGTGCGTTGTGAAGTCTTCAGGGGACAATCGCCCTCTTAACAAGCTTTGAATGAGCCGATTGAAAGCGGGGGACAGGTTTGTTGCCTCTATGTTCGTAAGACCAACAAAAATGACTTGAGGAGAGATGTATACCAAGGCCTAAAAACATACGAACGCCATCGGTCGCTAATCCCAGTGTCAGAGTGCCACGCACTTTTGATTCCAACACATGGATTACCAACCAGTGGTTTCCTTATTCGATCCTTACGTCGAGGGTTGTGAACTAGAACAATACCTGGTTATCGGGGGTCATTTAACTTCAgcggctttctttatttcttttttccgtgTGTATCTGTGAATCAGTGACTGTGTCAACACTGTTAAATGCTGTCGGCTAAGCCAACCTGTCATTCCATTTCTAAGACACCACAAAGAAGTCGGCTGATTTCAGCGTAAAAAATTTATTGACTAATTGGTGGTAGAGCCACCACCTTTGTGATGAAGAACCAACGCTGTACTGACAAAAATATTGCTACTCAAACAGGCACAAAATGTTTTTGGACATATCAAATGCCTACATAATCAGATGAAGCGACTATGTCCGATGTTTTCTCCTTGGTGACATCACTTCCACTACTGCATGAACTCCGTCCAAACGCCCTGAAAAAGAGATACCGATGTTACATCCACTGACCACGAGTAATAACTTTGTACATGCCTACACATCATCGGAAGCTAGTGGGAAAAAAATATTCCTTCATAACAGGCTGTTTGTTCAAGTGCATtaacaaattttaaaaaatattaacTTAACACGCCATGCTAGCCAACcgtaagaaataaataaagaaacgttGCGGCTGCAGCAAAATTCACCTTATTCAAGCTTCGTACAACCGAGGTCTCACCTCGGGTTTTATTGGATTGAGATACAGTGCCTCGTTGTTATTGTCTCTTCTTATTCGCCAATCTTACGTGCTTTTGAAGCATCCCTTACATTTGATTAAACCCAGTTGGCCTTCCGGAATCTTCTAAATGCGCTTTGGGATGTTAAATATCCCATACCACCATGTTTTATAATAAGCGTCCTTCTTGCCAGACATATTAAAAAGGAGATGCTTTTTCGGGACTGAAACACCAATCCTTACGTCCTCTTTACTTTTGTTTATATAACGTTTTTCTACACGTTGAATTGATAGATGATATGCCGTTGAAGACATATAACAGTTCAAAGCTTTCCGAACATTATTTACCTTTAGCCGTGGAGGCCAACGCCCGCGTGTCCTACTCCCGCAGCTTTTCCGAAAGAGGATTGCCCAAATCCTGCCTGGTGTCCGGCGGCGCCTCCTTGGAAACCAGACGAACCCTGCTGGTGGCCAGAGCCGAATTTCTTGCTGTCGCTGGAGGAGAAGCCCGAGCTGTGGCTGTAGCCCTGGTTGTTGTTGTAGGCGTTCACGTTCCTATGGGCAGAGCCGCCAGCGAAGGCGCCGGATCCCTGATTGTGTCCCGCGGCGCCCTTTTGGAAGCCAGCCTGGTGTCCTCCAGCAGTGGCGCCGTATCCCGACTGGTAACCGCCACCCACTCCATGACCGAGGCCGACTCCATGACCGAGGCCAACCCCATGACCGAGGCCGACTCCTTGTCCAAGGCCGGCTCCGACCAAAGCGGGGTTGCCAACGACTCCACCACCGACAAGTCCAGGGCCTCCAATTCCGGCACCTACAAGACCGGGACCGACTCCGGCGCCGTAGCCACCCAGGCCTCCCAGCACACCACCGCGTCCTTCAACGTCCTtcttatcttctttcttttcgtccTTCTTGGCGGCATCTTCGGCGAAAGCCATGCATGCCACAAGGGCGAAGAGAACAATGGTAACGAAGAGCTGTGAATAAAGAGAAAAAGTAATTCAAGTCATCTCACAGAGCGCAAATATCCTTGTATATAGAAGCATAAAGCTACTCTACTAAGGACAGCAAAAATAGAAAATACTGTCAATTTCTTTCCTATGTAATGTCATGCAGTCGTAAATACCAATTGTGTTTCCTATTTCCTGTGTTATTGTCTACCTGCTATTGATTCGTTTATGATGTTAGTAAACATATTCGTAAAACCTTGGCTTCATAAATGCGCTGTTTATTTACACGACTGGAAAATGGAGGCATTTCCGAATGTTAACCATAGACGTCCTGCCTGTAGTAGAAATATGTGTCTATGTAGTAGTCGATGTATCGTCGTGAGACTTTCGCATAGAAGTGAAAAACAAGTACGTTCTATGTTTGAATCAgcgtcttttcttctttttagcaGCAGTTGTGTGCGACATTCTTTCTCACTCTTTCAAAAATGTGCAGGTTAGAACTGAACTATATATGACCTAAACTTCATTAAAGTTGCGAATTAGTCGTTACATATTATAATCCTCATATCTAAAGTTGTTTTACAAAGTTCGCATCACGAGTACAGCAGGGCACTATGCGACCAATACTTGTAATTCGTAGCATATACCTTTCATAAATTATTTTAATATTCAcaaaaaggtgaaaaaaattcGCCCGGAGAGTTAGAGTACCTCTCTCCATGATGTAATTAAACAATTCAAGTGGAAAACTAGAAGTGAACTATTTTGAATGCACCATTCTAACGCGGGTGCTTGCAGTAAACAAACGAGGCGCATGTGTGCTCCTATAGTAGGAGAAAATGAGATGCTTCTCTCAAAGTGAACGCTAGAATTTATCGCTTGACATTACGATAGCACACGAACAAAACATAGTGCACCTACCTTCATATTTACGTGGTCAATCAACCTTAGCAAGAACGCAGTACGTTCACAAGTTAAGCTGCTTTCTTGAGCGTCACTCCTTCACAGCGGCTATGTTGCCATAAGGCTGCGCGTCCTCCCTTTTATACCTCCTAAACGGAATGCTAACGTCATAAAAACCTACAAATAAGATGCTGCAGGCGTTCACCACTGCAAGTCACCACATGTTTCAGTGCCAGTGGCAACAAAGACGAGCGAACTAAACCGCCTTTCACCCTTAGAGCGTTCCCCTCCACAGTGTTGCTCTCGAAACTTTCATCACTTGTTCGTTCCGAGAAGAGCAATACACTCCCACTCGCCATTCGTCGCCTCCTCCCCTTCGATCAGCGGTGCCTCAAGCTACGATAGCGGTCTCCCCGTCCTTGAATTCAGGAAAGCCGCCTGCATCCGCGAATGTGTTGGCGCACTGTCGCGGCTTATGACGAACTTCTGTTTAAAAATTGCTGTATGCTTGAAATGTCTCATTCTGAAGTGCCTTGGAAGTCTGCCCACTTTCTGGAAACATCGCTCGTGTCTTTCTAGTATTGCTCGTGTAGTTGTGATTGCCACTCGGACGTGCGCGCTGTTTTGATTATGAGCAGAGCACTTGTTCACGTCAGCGGGTGTTGCGGTGTAACCACTTCTATGTAACCATAAGGGTTGGGTGAGTTCCTGCGGAAAGTATTGAAAATAATTCCCTAAGTAAAATATTctctttatttaacacgtaatgCAAATAATTTGAAGTAAACGTTCACATGGcttaaaagaaaacaaaggctcCACATGAACGACATCACATCGGGTTGACACTGGCTTTGTAGGGTGACACATTGTAATGATGTTCAGTTTCCCATCTTTGTGCCCTTATTCAATAGGTCCCGTGAAACCACGCCGCTGCTACATTGTAAATGCAATTTCCCAACGTCATTTTACGTGCTCCCAAAAGCAGCACAATGAAGATGCCAAATCATTACGTAAAAGCAATTGCATTAAAGGTGTTCAAAAAGCAATAGCAATCGTCTATGGCTCCTTAGAAAGATACCTGCTGGACGGCTATATAATAAAACACGAAGATCTCCCTAGGTTTCTCATAAAAACACTCGCTGTAAGGCTGTCCATAAAACATGCTTTCAAATGGAGTACCTCGCATTCCCGTGAAGGTCTCCGCTACTCAATTAGCAGTAAACTCCCTTTGAAGTTGAGACCTGTACAGTGTATAAGCGGGATGGGCCACTCGGTGGAACTGCTGTTAAGAAAATAGAATCGAATGAAGAGAACATCTAAAAAATACGGTAGCATGTTATTACTCTTCGATGATCAAATTTTTTCTACTCTTTAATAATTTTTGATTTATTCAAATATTGCTTACGTGTGACTTAAAACGGGGGAGGAAGCATTTAGATACTCTTGAACAAAGGCTTTCAAAGAGTCCGCTGTTGAACTTTCTTATATAGCCTTTCAATAAAAGCCCTTTAACTAAAGGAAAGATAGCTCTCATGAACGCTCCCACGAATCAGTTTTAACTTACTTCCCTGGCTATAAAAATTAGGCGAGATGAACTTTGTCAGAAGCGCGTCAAACGAGAGTTAAAGTCACATCGGTCACTCGATTATTCAGTATTTCAGTAACCTACGATAGCAATCTAAACGTCCTTGAATTCAGAAAAACCAGCTGCATCCGCCAATGTGTCGGCGCACTGTCGCGACTTATGCCAAACTTCTGTTTAAAAATTGCCGTATACGTGAAATGTCTCATTCTGAAGTCATTCTGTCTCATTCTGAAAAAAACATTCGGCAGCCTCTCTTTACTAAATAATCACATGCAATTTCTCAGCACCAACAGCTGTGACAGTCAGCTAATGACAGCGCGCAGCTGCTTTTATTCCCGAAGGGGCTCTCTGTTGTTTCTAAGCCATGTCAATGTCAAATAACTACTCAAGTAAACCTTGGCATTCTTAGAAGATGTGGCTGTTGAATTCCTATCATCGATACACCAACCTATCATTAAAGGGGACAGCCATATGAACAGAGAAATATGCTGATTCAAACCATGATAGAGTGTGCATACGTGACTGAATGAAGACGTacaaagaaacagatacacagagacagcgcttcagtcgcgcttacacactctatcatgcattcaaaccaactagccgccaacgtgttttaagcaGATTCAATGCACCTGTTGGAATCTATGGGATGCGAAGCTCTTAGTGAAGCGACAAATTAACGCTGTACAACTAACAGCGACGCATACtaacatgtgtacttgtttaccttttttcgggtgaccacttttccccgtctaacaaatgttatcgctcagcgcgtgACGCGCCCGCACGTATCGGAAGTCTCTCGAATTTTACCGATGGTTCTATCTGATATGTCTGTTTTCACCGAAGCTTGTGGAATCTGACTGCATGTGGGACGttaattgtgtagaactttctggaagacacgtgggcgtCAGCGATTGCTGTGTAgccttcgatgactcatgcataaaagccaacgcgcttgaccggcagatgagatttcgacgatcgccggccgtgttcgccactatcgctgcgctttgagtgtaacttgcttttgtgggcataagttcgcccaatacaagttagtttcgtcattcacatatttgccgctgtattattcaccgtcactactacgtgacatatggtggaggtgctagcgcgttcatgtaccgaacgtcCCCGCAAAGCCGTGCGCCAAGTCCGAGCCATGAAAAGAACAACGtcgccaaggaccagcgagctagTCGCAAGCttcaaggactgcccccggagcccGCACTTTTACCTGAGAAGAATAGGAAGTGCACGGCCACGGCAGCAGCTACAATGACAGCCCCAGTGTCGCCAACACCGATCGTGCTGCAGCATCCAAGGTAGCCACCACCAACGTTCCGTTGTTCAACATTGGAGGAcacggaaagctggctggaaacgtgcGAGAGGGTCGCGACATTTAGCCGGAacaacgacgacaagctgcgacctGTCTTTTTCGCTTTGGAAGCCACCGCCAGGACGTGCTTCCAGAATCGAGAAACCaacttaacgacgtgggacctgttccggagttacttcctgcagacattcacaagcgtagtatgcaaagagcgagcccaagctcttctagaaacccgagtgcagctgcccaatgtGACCATcacgatcttcacggaggagatggcccgtttTTTCCAGCCCGCTGACACAGAAATGTAAGAATATAAAAAAGTTCGCTTCTTGATGAGTGGTGTCAAGCAAGAGCTCTTCGCCGGATTGATACGTAACCCACCCAAGACTGTTGCCTAATTTGTCTCCGAAGCCACAACAATTGAGAAGATGCTCGATATGCGGACAAGGCAATATAACCACCGAAACTACACCGATACTCAAGTACTTGGCAGCGTCGGCATGCAAGAGACtatcagtgctgtcgttcgcgaggaactgcagaagctctttccaagttcgcagcctcaagtagcgtCAATCGCTGACATCTTTAAAGAAGACCTTCAGCGATCACTTgcagttcctgaggtgcaaccacaatcaccTCAGTCCCAGCTGGAAGCGATGACGTACGCTGCCGTCACCCGTCGTCAAGCTGCCCTTCAGCGACCGTGCCAGAGCGCCGTAATGCCGCAGTTCCATcgtggatggatgaatgaatgaatgttataagcgtcccctttggaactggTTGGTGGGTTTCGCTACCAAGCTCTTgcctatactgcctaatgtcctatccaagttaaaaaaaacgaaaaaagaagaaaaaacacgatgaactccaCACAAGCAAATTTCCTGGCCCCCTACTGTGAACTTAGTTTTTTATACGTCtccatttgttctttttttttgtcgtttccctacttttgttccaccaaccttccaatcgcctcttactaatctctattgcgggtGCATTTGCTTTCCTCCTGCTCTcgttgaacccaagggcttcaaggaggccagtggtgcctaaatcgaccgctgggtagatatcttcacattctaataaaacatgctccatcgtttccccagctttacccgcagcaagcacatgcttcttccgcCTTATATCTCACTATATAGGTGcacgttctaaggcatcctgatctcgcttcgaaaagtaatgggcttccctttgagttatcataaattgtttttctgccaatttcgttttttcctcttaagtagttacttacggcaggtttattttccattgccgccacccatgagattatttcagcctctccgactttccgcttgccgttctttgttgctgtgttgctcaccctacaggccgcatacttgctggtaagcttcctagttcttttcctctgctctgaatcaatatttttccctgtaaaaatacctcaacactctcaaagcccatttactttcttccatattcttcagtcgttcgttcttcataatcaattttactgcaagcttccctcacttcaaagcttgtccagcccatatcaccttgcacagcttcatttgtagtcttcctgtgagcacccaatgcgaggcgtcctgGTGACCTTTGGTTctcatcgagtcctgattgtacccctgatttcaagcaaacaaccgcatttccaaaagtaagtcctagaaccattacacctttccacatacctcagaGCACCTCTTACATATTGTATCCCCACGGCACCCTCTGTTTGATTACGGCtgtatttctcttcccctttgctgttattgtttttcctgtttccatatatctattacCTTCGTTTATCCGTGTactaaggtatttatattcttttacccgaggtatttcctgatcctgtattgccactgtctgttcactgttttcattgaataccataacacctgattttctaacgctgaatttcaaacctaaattatcGCCTTCCTGTCAGACGTTGCCAGatattgcaaatcactttgcttgtcagctagcaacacaatgtcgtccgcctgtttgtatgagagactAAATCcgacattacttccttctagcgccctctccatcctcaccatgtatgTAATAAAGAGCagggggataaagggcacccctgcttcAGTCCCTTGTTGGTATAAACTTTCTcatcgctcctcatccctttctATTCAGCGCAAACAAATTTTCTCGGTATTTTCCCGCCAGCACGGCCGTCCGTCGCCCAGTGTAGCTACACGAgaaagacggacatctggcgcgCCGCCTAtcaccacccgctctgctatcactgcaaGGAAGCCAGGCATGTCTACCGTCGACGATTATACCACAGCATGGGACTACGAGGGTTCGCCTTCAACGATATGCGCcctcagcaaggtgaacgccctcgcgatatcgccgactgtCTCGAAGCCACTGAGTGGAGTTCTCGACGACTGCCCCATTGGCCGTTACCAGGCCGCTACATGTCACCGCAGTGCGGACCATTCACTGGCCCACCCCGGGGCCGGTCCGCAAGTCAATatgcggaaaactaaaagcagcaaccgatggaggtgcgctTGCTGTACGTCGAAATGCTAAAGATCCTCTGCCCACGACAACACTTCAAGATCTAGCTCTACGGCATATCAACGAGACGACGCCATCCTGAAGAAGCCTGAAAGTCgagaatacgccgacgaaagacgacctgatgaCGCGGTGTTCCAGCTTCAGATCAAGACGACGCAGCCGTGGTCCGATGCCAAGACCTAagtgcaacgcaagacaaagagccaccgacctcgacgtgcttctcgacggtcaCGCAGTCACCGCCTAAGTGGACACAGGAACTGACTACTCCGTGATAACTGCACCCCttgccacccagttgaagaaagttaagactgcatggtaAGGCTCTCAAATctggacagctggaggacacctaataacgcccactggaatctgcatggcaagaattaccgttcatgaccggacttaccctgccaccttcgttat
This Dermacentor albipictus isolate Rhodes 1998 colony chromosome 1, USDA_Dalb.pri_finalv2, whole genome shotgun sequence DNA region includes the following protein-coding sequences:
- the LOC135901117 gene encoding uncharacterized protein; translation: MKLFVTIVLFALVACMAFAEDAAKKDEKKEDKKDVEGRGGVLGGLGGYGAGVGPGLVGAGIGGPGLVGGGVVGNPALVGAGLGQGVGLGHGVGLGHGVGLGHGVGGGYQSGYGATAGGHQAGFQKGAAGHNQGSGAFAGGSAHRNVNAYNNNQGYSHSSGFSSSDSKKFGSGHQQGSSGFQGGAAGHQAGFGQSSFGKAAGVGHAGVGLHG